One region of Parerythrobacter jejuensis genomic DNA includes:
- a CDS encoding RrF2 family transcriptional regulator yields the protein MQLAKGIEWTTHICTILAVLPEGKGLSVDALAEFFELPSGYLSKQMQLLRRAGIAASVRGKSGGYRLARPVDTITLLDIVQAIEGRGPAFRCTEIRQNGPCALKRSDCKRPCEIASAFAAAEDVYHQALAAKSLANIMQEAAANSTPEHMIEIANWVQAQIA from the coding sequence GTGCAGCTGGCCAAGGGTATCGAATGGACGACCCATATCTGCACCATTCTGGCCGTACTGCCGGAGGGGAAAGGGTTGAGCGTGGACGCGCTGGCCGAGTTCTTCGAGTTACCCTCAGGCTATTTGTCGAAGCAGATGCAACTGCTGCGTCGGGCGGGCATCGCCGCGTCCGTGCGGGGCAAAAGCGGGGGATACCGGCTGGCAAGGCCGGTCGACACGATCACGCTGCTCGACATTGTCCAGGCGATCGAGGGAAGGGGTCCTGCCTTCCGGTGCACCGAAATCCGTCAGAACGGGCCATGCGCGTTGAAACGCAGCGACTGCAAACGCCCCTGTGAAATTGCCTCAGCCTTTGCCGCTGCTGAGGATGTCTATCATCAGGCTTTAGCGGCAAAGTCGCTGGCAAACATCATGCAGGAGGCCGCCGCGAACTCCACGCCGGAACACATGATCGAGATTGCAAACTGGGTGCAGGCGCAAATCGCCTGA
- a CDS encoding ATP synthase F1 subunit epsilon gives MALHFELVTPAKLVRSEDVHMVVVPGAEGEFGVLEGHAPFMSTIRDGVVQIFKTEGASPEEIKIEGGFAEVGDAGLTVLAEKVEG, from the coding sequence ATGGCGCTCCACTTTGAACTCGTAACGCCGGCCAAGCTGGTCCGCTCGGAAGATGTCCACATGGTGGTCGTCCCCGGTGCGGAAGGCGAGTTCGGCGTGCTGGAGGGCCATGCGCCCTTCATGTCCACCATCCGCGACGGTGTGGTCCAGATCTTCAAGACCGAAGGCGCGAGCCCGGAAGAGATCAAGATCGAAGGCGGCTTCGCCGAAGTCGGCGATGCTGGCCTGACTGTGCTGGCGGAGAAGGTCGAAGGCTAG
- a CDS encoding prolyl oligopeptidase family serine peptidase, protein MKLVSTLALTAALAMTVATPAAADDDNAKTPATATDDGVPGPEQDPFIWLEEARSEEALAWVRKENERTNAALTTDPRFEKLKADALAILDSEDRVPFVGFSKFGLVNFWQDKDNPKGLLRRTTRESYKTDNPEWETILDIDALAKAEGREWVYKGSSCLPPDGRMCMIALSDGGKDATELREFNMETGEFVEGGFALPESQGGASWIDEDTLLVGRDFGDGTVTESLYPFTARIWQRGTAIEDAQEIYRGDPKDVSAGAYLLRDAASTVHARMAYRGLSFHERAYYVWKDDAWLQLDMPKKANPYGIVDGQILFSTDVDWTVGEQTFPADALIAADLEEWKADPNGAAKTLVWAPAERQTKRGGAITANSLYVGLLDNVRGQVMKFDYADGAWTSSKVDLPDNATVSIGASSNETDEIMFTVTDFLTPTTLYYSDGGTPEVLKTSPSRFDASGMEIEQFEAPSADGTQIPYFIVKPKGMQLGANTPTLLTGYGGFQVSRLPGYLGSAGKLWVENGGAYVLANLRGGGEFGPEWHQSAIRENKQRTWDDFIAVADDLQKRDLTAAENLGIQGGSQGGLLVGTAFTQRPDLFGAAIVAIPLFDMLRYHEIGRGASWIGEYGDPRIPEQRAWIEGYSPYQKLVEGKDFPSPFFWASTADDRTHPAHARKGAARMKELGQPYYYYEDMTGGHSGGVDNEQRATLSALQYVYLMQRLMGDAPEQ, encoded by the coding sequence TTGAAACTTGTTTCTACACTCGCACTCACTGCCGCGCTTGCCATGACAGTCGCAACGCCAGCCGCAGCCGATGACGACAATGCCAAGACCCCGGCGACAGCGACCGATGATGGTGTCCCCGGTCCGGAGCAGGATCCTTTTATCTGGCTGGAAGAAGCCCGCAGCGAGGAAGCGCTGGCCTGGGTCCGCAAGGAAAACGAGCGGACCAATGCCGCGCTGACCACTGATCCGCGTTTCGAGAAGCTGAAGGCCGATGCGCTGGCCATCCTCGACAGCGAAGACCGTGTGCCGTTTGTCGGCTTTTCCAAATTCGGGCTGGTCAATTTCTGGCAGGACAAGGACAATCCCAAGGGCCTGCTGCGCCGGACCACGCGCGAAAGCTACAAGACCGACAATCCCGAGTGGGAGACCATTCTCGACATCGACGCACTGGCCAAGGCTGAGGGGCGCGAGTGGGTTTACAAAGGCTCATCCTGCCTGCCGCCCGATGGCCGTATGTGCATGATCGCCCTGTCGGATGGCGGCAAGGACGCGACCGAGCTGCGCGAATTCAATATGGAAACCGGTGAATTCGTGGAGGGCGGCTTCGCCCTGCCCGAAAGCCAGGGCGGCGCCAGCTGGATCGACGAAGACACGCTGCTGGTCGGGCGCGACTTTGGCGACGGAACCGTCACCGAAAGCCTCTATCCCTTCACCGCACGAATCTGGCAACGCGGCACGGCGATCGAAGATGCGCAGGAAATCTATCGCGGCGACCCCAAGGATGTGTCCGCCGGGGCCTATCTGCTGCGCGATGCCGCCAGCACCGTGCATGCGCGCATGGCCTATCGCGGGCTGAGCTTCCATGAGCGCGCCTATTACGTCTGGAAAGACGATGCCTGGCTCCAGCTCGATATGCCCAAGAAGGCCAATCCCTACGGCATCGTTGACGGACAAATCCTGTTCAGCACCGATGTTGACTGGACTGTGGGCGAGCAGACCTTCCCTGCCGACGCCCTGATCGCGGCTGATCTGGAGGAATGGAAAGCCGACCCCAATGGCGCGGCGAAAACGCTGGTCTGGGCTCCGGCAGAGCGCCAGACCAAGCGCGGCGGCGCAATCACGGCCAACAGCCTCTATGTCGGCTTGCTAGATAATGTGCGCGGGCAGGTGATGAAGTTCGACTATGCCGATGGCGCATGGACATCGAGCAAGGTCGATCTGCCGGATAACGCCACGGTGAGCATCGGCGCATCGTCCAACGAAACCGACGAGATCATGTTTACTGTCACGGATTTCCTGACGCCGACGACGCTCTATTATTCAGACGGTGGCACCCCCGAAGTGCTCAAGACCAGCCCGAGCCGCTTCGATGCGAGCGGGATGGAAATCGAGCAGTTCGAAGCACCTTCGGCCGACGGTACCCAGATCCCCTATTTCATCGTCAAACCCAAAGGCATGCAACTGGGCGCGAACACGCCAACTCTGCTGACTGGGTATGGCGGCTTCCAGGTCTCACGCCTGCCTGGATATCTGGGCTCTGCGGGTAAGCTGTGGGTCGAGAATGGCGGCGCCTATGTGCTCGCCAATCTGCGTGGTGGCGGCGAATTCGGGCCGGAATGGCACCAGTCCGCCATTCGCGAAAACAAGCAGCGCACCTGGGACGATTTCATCGCCGTGGCCGACGATCTGCAGAAACGCGATCTGACGGCAGCGGAGAATCTCGGCATTCAAGGCGGTTCGCAAGGCGGCCTGCTCGTCGGCACCGCCTTCACCCAGCGGCCTGACCTGTTTGGCGCAGCGATTGTGGCGATCCCGCTGTTCGACATGTTGCGCTATCACGAGATCGGTCGCGGTGCGTCGTGGATCGGCGAATATGGCGATCCGCGCATTCCGGAACAGCGTGCCTGGATCGAGGGATATTCGCCCTATCAGAAGCTGGTTGAGGGCAAGGACTTCCCTTCTCCGTTCTTCTGGGCCTCGACCGCCGATGACAGGACCCATCCCG